From the Candidatus Parvarchaeota archaeon genome, the window TGAATCTCTCCTCGCCGGCGCTGACCCTTCCTGGCAGGTTTGGCTTGAGTATTGCCCGCACCCGCGTTGTGGCGCTCCCGTTGATGGTGCCAAATATTATCCTGTCATTCCTGCAAATCGTCCCGTCATAAAGTATGATGTCTATTGTCGTGCCAAGGCCCGGCTCCTCCTTCACCTCAAGTATCGTGCCCTTTCCCGTGCCTTGGACCTCAAGCTTTAACTGCGCCTCCAGGAATTTTTGCGACAGGCCGGAAAGGTAAAGCAAAAGCTCGGCAAGCCCCTCCCCTGTCTTTGCGCAAATTGGTATTATCAGGGCCTGCTTTGTAAAGTCGCTGACGCGGTCAAATCTTTCGGCCTCAATCCCAAGCTCATATAGTTTTCCAACAATCGAATAGATTGCTTCGTCTACCCTTGCCTGCACCTGCGGGCTTTGCTGCTCAAGTGCGTGCAAAAAAGAGCGGTTTGAGCTGTTTCTCCAGCCTTCCACCAAGTCAAGCTTTGTTGCGGCAAGAATGAAGGGAGTCTTGAACTGCCGAAGTATCTTGATGGACTCAACTGTCTGGGGCTGAAAACCCTGCGCTATGTCAACCACGAGAATTGCTATGTCTGCAATGCTTCCCCCCCGAAGCCGGAGGTTTGTGAAGGCCTCATGCCCTGGCGTGTCAATGAAAAGAAGCCCAGGTATTGTGATTTTGATGTTCAGCTTGCCCATCACTTCTGAACAGATGTTCTTTATTTCATATTCGGGCACTTCTGATGCCCCGATGTGCTGCGTTATTGCCCCGGCCTCCCTCTTTTGCACGCTTGTTGAGCGGATGCTGTCAAGCAAGCTTGTATTATGCAATACCATTCGTTCGGCAATGAAGTTCTTTGTATCTGGCACGGTGAAATCATACACAAATTCCGAAGGGGGGTCAACAATCTCTTTTTTTCTTACTCTTACGAATCTGACACTTTCCTCAACGTAAATAGGGTCACAGATCTGCTGCTTGCTGGCTGCGATCATTTTCATCAGAGTTCCGCGGGAAACATTAGCATATTTCGAATATTTGCTGGCATAGGGTAGCACGTCGTTGCTTATCCTTGCCTTGCAGGCGTGGGCGCCAGTCACCGGAGAAATATCAAATATCCTGCTCGTCTCACCTTTCCGTGCAGCTTCTGCCAACCTTCCACGTTTGAAACCTGAATTTGAACCGATGAGGTCAAGAAATAGCTGCACGTATGGCTTATTTGCAATTCTTACGTTCCAGTAAATTCCCTTGCGATACACCGAACTCAATATCCCAAATGATAGCAACGCGGAAGAAACTCGCCTGACGATTTCTCTACTCTTGCTGGTTATCTCGACGCAGTTGTTAAAAGGGGATACGTATCCATCCGTGTCAAACCATCCTCTGATAAATGCGGCTAAAATCTGCCTGTTCAGACACAATGCATCCGGGACTGAAATGCTCGCACTCTTGTCCTCCGAAGGCAAACCAAAACCTTCCGCCAGAAAGCGTCCAAGCGTCAATCCGCCCTTGGTGACAACCATCTTGCAGGTGTGTCCGTTCACCACCTTCGCTTCGATTCCGAAGATTTCGCGTATATATCTACAGAAAAGCACTTGAATGCCTGTATCATTGTTATGCAATACAACTCTTTTTTTGTAAAGAGAGCCGTCTCCCTGTATGCAGCCAATCACATACGCAAGCTTCACAAAATCCTCGAGCGTTTTGGGCAGCAGTATATGGTTGCTGGTGTGCCCCGCCCTCTGTTTTGGCGAGGCGTTCTTTAGCGAATGTATCATGTTGTAGGCATGGGCTTTGGAAAACCCAAGAAGCCTGCAAAGCGCAAGGTAATCGTGCAGACGGAATCGTTTTTTTCTTGCACAATCTTGTGGATTTCTTGCCGATAAAAATCCGTTTCTCTTTAGCTCTTCGAGGTTCAAGTCAGAGACACGGGAAATAAATTCCCTTCCCTCATATTCATCTACAAAAACTATAAACGAGCCTGCCTTGCCAAGCTGTTCAATCAGCCTCTCCTTGAGTGCAAAGGTGTCCTGTTCTGCTTGTGGCACAAGTGCCGGCACCAACACAAAGTCGGTTTCCTGTATTTCAGATGCAGGCTTCCATCCATGGAAAGTGCCGTTCGCTACGTAAAACGGGTGTTCGGGCGTGACGCTAACGCCATCTCCGGAAGCTAGTGTAATGTTGACAATTTGGGTTGGGGCATTGCGCTTCCAAGCGTGGGAAATTTTTTTCCTCACGATTTTTTCCCCGTTGAAACTGAATATTTCCGGCCCGTCCTTAAGTTCAACCACAATACCGTCATCTATTGCAGTTGCTTTTTTGCTGTCAAAACAAGAATCATATATTTCCTTCGCAGTCCTAAATGTGCCGTCTGCCAGTCCGACTAACGTATCGGGGACTACACATTTGCCATGGTCAACATGGCCCATGACAACAACTATTGGCTGGCGAAGAGGCATAACACAACAACCTTTTACTTAGCCTTTGCCCTCTTTTTTCAGCATTCGTGCAATACGGGCAGTATTGGCTATGATTTGTTCTCGCCTTTGAATATTCCCTGGTAGAGCTGCTTTGGCGGGCAGGTGAGCTTGAAAAAAACAATCTGGAGAAGCTTGGCATTTTTTTTCAGCCTTATGCCGTGCCTGTTTGACACCACAAGCAGCGCCTCGCTTCTGCCGTGGTATCCAGGGTCCCACACGGCATTATTC encodes:
- the infB gene encoding translation initiation factor IF-2, whose translation is MPLRQPIVVVMGHVDHGKCVVPDTLVGLADGTFRTAKEIYDSCFDSKKATAIDDGIVVELKDGPEIFSFNGEKIVRKKISHAWKRNAPTQIVNITLASGDGVSVTPEHPFYVANGTFHGWKPASEIQETDFVLVPALVPQAEQDTFALKERLIEQLGKAGSFIVFVDEYEGREFISRVSDLNLEELKRNGFLSARNPQDCARKKRFRLHDYLALCRLLGFSKAHAYNMIHSLKNASPKQRAGHTSNHILLPKTLEDFVKLAYVIGCIQGDGSLYKKRVVLHNNDTGIQVLFCRYIREIFGIEAKVVNGHTCKMVVTKGGLTLGRFLAEGFGLPSEDKSASISVPDALCLNRQILAAFIRGWFDTDGYVSPFNNCVEITSKSREIVRRVSSALLSFGILSSVYRKGIYWNVRIANKPYVQLFLDLIGSNSGFKRGRLAEAARKGETSRIFDISPVTGAHACKARISNDVLPYASKYSKYANVSRGTLMKMIAASKQQICDPIYVEESVRFVRVRKKEIVDPPSEFVYDFTVPDTKNFIAERMVLHNTSLLDSIRSTSVQKREAGAITQHIGASEVPEYEIKNICSEVMGKLNIKITIPGLLFIDTPGHEAFTNLRLRGGSIADIAILVVDIAQGFQPQTVESIKILRQFKTPFILAATKLDLVEGWRNSSNRSFLHALEQQSPQVQARVDEAIYSIVGKLYELGIEAERFDRVSDFTKQALIIPICAKTGEGLAELLLYLSGLSQKFLEAQLKLEVQGTGKGTILEVKEEPGLGTTIDIILYDGTICRNDRIIFGTINGSATTRVRAILKPNLPGRVSAGEERFRQVQEASSASGVKIFAPELSSAIAGAPVLVVREKDAAQAGEVEAQIKHILFATDSRGVILKADTLGSVEAIVRLLKEANVSVKSATIGKVTKKDVLDAKSVGAADRYIGAVLAFNVPVTDDASAEAQAGKIPVFTSKVIYELLDNYRDWVEQEKKRESQEFLLKLAYPVKVKVLPGCFFRMKSPAIFGVEVIGGKLRADCMLMSRSGVQVGTVKVIQKDKESVGEAAVGSQVAISVDQAILGKTISEGDVLYTYIDKRAHESLIKYCQSQLSAQDMGLLSEILCITHTKLL